The proteins below come from a single Asanoa ferruginea genomic window:
- a CDS encoding ABC transporter permease, whose translation MSTKVPAVEFDGRLTKEQRRGRLKQLLSPKEFGGVYVWLLIIVVFAIAQPHTFPTGASVRTIANTYAISGIIALAVTIAMLCGLFDISVGYTMGLAACLSAWVMAHTSLPWWIAVLAGIGAGVVVGLVNAIAIVGFNLDPIIATLATGSIIAALTTAISGNLYIVDNVGGSFSENVARKSVFGFQEPFLVMLVLMLVFGFVLEWTKTGRFMYAIGFDRDTARLAGVRVQAIQTLTLVCTGGLAAVAGVMLTARIGAYSPGAGPPYLLPAFAGAFLGATMFRSGRFNVWGTIVATLLLGTGQFGILLLGGPIWSSDVFNGVALLFAMAVASFSPSAPARVRALSRLFGRRRPSPPVPSERLDPQ comes from the coding sequence GTGTCCACAAAGGTGCCGGCCGTCGAGTTCGACGGTCGCCTCACCAAGGAGCAGCGGCGCGGCCGGCTCAAGCAACTGCTGTCACCCAAGGAGTTCGGCGGCGTCTACGTCTGGCTCCTCATCATCGTCGTGTTCGCGATCGCCCAGCCCCACACGTTCCCCACCGGCGCGAGCGTGCGCACCATCGCCAACACGTACGCCATCAGCGGGATCATCGCCCTTGCCGTGACCATCGCGATGCTGTGCGGCCTGTTCGACATCTCGGTCGGCTACACGATGGGCCTCGCCGCCTGCCTGTCGGCCTGGGTGATGGCACACACCAGCCTGCCGTGGTGGATCGCGGTGCTGGCCGGCATCGGTGCGGGCGTCGTGGTGGGCCTGGTGAACGCGATCGCGATCGTCGGCTTCAACCTCGATCCGATCATCGCCACCCTCGCGACCGGCTCGATCATCGCGGCGCTGACCACGGCCATCTCCGGCAACCTCTACATCGTCGACAACGTCGGCGGTTCGTTCAGCGAGAACGTCGCGCGTAAGTCCGTCTTCGGTTTCCAGGAACCGTTCCTGGTGATGCTGGTCCTGATGCTGGTCTTCGGCTTCGTGCTGGAATGGACCAAGACCGGGCGCTTCATGTACGCGATCGGCTTCGACCGGGACACCGCCCGGCTCGCCGGTGTCCGCGTCCAGGCGATCCAGACCCTCACCCTGGTGTGCACCGGCGGCCTCGCGGCCGTCGCCGGCGTGATGCTGACCGCCCGGATCGGTGCCTACTCCCCCGGCGCCGGCCCGCCCTACCTGCTGCCCGCCTTCGCGGGTGCGTTCCTGGGCGCCACCATGTTTCGCTCCGGCCGGTTCAACGTGTGGGGAACCATCGTCGCCACGCTGCTGCTGGGCACCGGCCAGTTCGGCATCCTGCTGCTCGGCGGCCCGATCTGGTCGTCCGACGTGTTCAACGGCGTCGCGCTGCTGTTCGCGATGGCCGTCGCGAGCTTCTCACCCAGTGCACCGGCCCGGGTCCGTGCCCTTTCCCGGCTCTTCGGGCGCCGTCGCCCGTCGCCTCCCGTTCCCAGCGAGAGATTGGACCCACAATGA
- a CDS encoding sugar ABC transporter substrate-binding protein → MSTRIRRRGAAAALAVCVAIGLAACGSSDETANASQGTSDEIKAQAQQLVSTYTKQPTSIGVTEPIKGTIPTGKRIAYMNTGLSSAVEIEAILKEALDAVGWQLVSVNVGLTPEKLKAGWEQAVRLKPDGVIGVGFGPEYFSQELDQLKAMKIPVVEVSLAKNDPRLTALFQGVEQVTRAGEIQAAWTLAQHGSDAKTVAVDVPDLESVHAWFTGFSNEYKRLCPNCKLDKIQFAATDMGTPKTASQLAGYVQAHPDTNTIMMAVASLALGLPDALAPLGYKGSIGVLNADEAIRDYMRKGQVTVSNSTDWATTVWLTVDTLARSFLGESVEPDLKAPLNYYLYTGENIPAGKGYATAYVADYQAQFKKLWGKS, encoded by the coding sequence ATGAGCACCCGTATCCGGCGTCGTGGCGCGGCAGCGGCGCTCGCCGTCTGCGTCGCCATCGGCCTGGCCGCTTGCGGCTCCTCGGACGAGACCGCCAACGCCAGCCAGGGCACCAGCGACGAGATCAAGGCCCAGGCCCAACAGCTCGTGAGCACCTACACCAAGCAGCCGACCAGCATCGGCGTCACCGAGCCGATCAAGGGGACGATCCCCACCGGCAAGCGGATCGCCTACATGAACACCGGCCTGTCCTCCGCGGTCGAGATCGAGGCGATCCTCAAGGAGGCCCTCGATGCGGTCGGCTGGCAGTTGGTCTCCGTCAACGTCGGGCTCACCCCGGAGAAGCTCAAGGCCGGGTGGGAGCAGGCGGTGCGGCTCAAGCCCGACGGGGTGATCGGCGTCGGGTTCGGCCCCGAATACTTCAGCCAGGAACTCGACCAGCTCAAGGCGATGAAGATCCCCGTGGTGGAGGTGTCGCTGGCCAAGAACGACCCCCGGCTCACCGCGCTGTTCCAGGGCGTCGAGCAGGTGACCCGGGCCGGTGAGATCCAGGCCGCCTGGACGCTCGCGCAGCACGGCAGCGACGCCAAGACGGTCGCGGTCGACGTGCCCGACCTCGAGTCGGTGCACGCCTGGTTCACCGGATTCTCCAACGAATACAAACGACTGTGCCCCAACTGCAAGCTCGACAAGATCCAGTTCGCCGCGACCGACATGGGTACGCCCAAGACCGCGTCGCAGCTCGCCGGCTACGTCCAGGCGCACCCCGACACCAACACGATCATGATGGCCGTGGCATCGCTGGCACTCGGTCTTCCCGATGCGCTCGCGCCGCTGGGCTACAAGGGCTCGATCGGGGTGCTCAACGCCGACGAGGCGATCCGCGACTACATGCGCAAGGGCCAGGTCACCGTCTCCAACAGCACCGACTGGGCGACCACGGTGTGGCTGACGGTCGACACGCTGGCCCGGTCGTTCCTGGGCGAGAGCGTCGAGCCCGATCTCAAGGCACCGCTCAACTACTACCTCTACACGGGCGAGAACATCCCGGCCGGCAAGGGCTACGCCACGGCGTACGTCGCCGACTACCAGGCCCAGTTCAAGAAGCTCTGGGGCAAGAGCTGA